cccccccacccccacccctcCAGTGGATTATGAATTCAAAACTTGTGCTTTTGGGTAAGAATTTTAGCTTCCCACTCGAATGAAACTTTGTTCaaattatggaaaaaataaCTAGCTCACTGGAGAAAGTGCCAAGAGtagtgaaaaaaattatgaaagcaAGAGTAGAGTTGGATACTCATGACAAACTAAAAGTGGAGTATTTGGCTCGACATAGTAGCAAGAAGATCTGGcttgattttaaatatgaaagaTTGCCTGTCTTTTGCTAATCGTGTGGTAAAATTTGGCACTATGCAAATTTCTCTCTTGATATTCCTCATAATGAGGAAAGTTTACGATGAACATGGGAAGTTGTTTTGGAAGTTggctagaaaaagaaaatttggatcATAGCCCTTTCTGGAAAGTGGTCTACCAAAAGGAGTGAATGAAAATGGACCTCAAGAAATTATCCTTGAAACTCCAATACGCCAAAAATGAGAATTGCCGGTGGAGggagttcaatcaagtccttctcAACCTACGAGAAAATCAAAAATGCAAGGGACTGAACCCTTGTTTGCTCAACATGCTGAAAACAATgcacataaattttttaatttgaatgcGGAGGAGGGAATACTTTTGCTCATGGAACCCACCCGAGAAAAGGGTAAGGGCATGATGCTAGAACAAATCAATACATAAAGCATAAAAGAAAAGTGCAACAAGGAACCTAAAACCCCCTCAATTAAAAAACAGGGGGGTCCAGCTCTAATCAAAACCCCATCTCCAACTCTCATCTAACTAGATGAGACCCAATTACTTGAAACTCCTGGTTACATATTTGAAAACAACGAAATATGGGCTTTGGTAGCTAGCCTAATAAGCCCTCGGGTGACAAATAAAGTTCTTAAGTTGGATCGATCAAGGGCTTGGCACTCCTTTAATAGACTAGAATTTAAGAGCCTTGATGGCTCAAGAAAGGCCCAAAATAGTTTTATTACtggaaacataaaaagaaagcGGTAGTTAAAAGAGTAAAGAAGCATTTATATTTCAACACTCTTTGTGATAAATTCAATGGGGATTAATGGAGTCTAGCCATTTTTGGGTGAtctctttcatttatatattgattttacTTCAACATTGTTTGTGGACCTGATTTATAAAAAAGTGGGAAAAATGAGACATATGCGGGTCACATTTATTCATGCTCCAAATGACTTTCCAAGAAAGTTCCAACTATGTAGCAATTTAAAGGCaatcaaaaatataaacaaCCTCCCTCAGGGGTTTGTTTAGATAATTTCATTGAAGTGCTTTACCATTGGGAAAAGGTAGGAAAGAGGAAACGTAAACAATATAGAATGATACCTCTCTATGATTGCTTAAACGCTTGTGGTTTAATTGATATAGATTGCAAAGCCTATGCATTCACATTGGAAAATAATAGAGGGAGATGCCtttgtaaaagaaaaactgGATCAAGTAATCAGTAATTTTGAATAGAGAATTAAGTATCTAGTAGCCAGCTATTGGTTTCGACCACAGCCCTATTTTGTTGGCCAACACTgaaaatccaataaaaaaaataaaaaagaagggagTTCAAAATAGAAGAATGTTGGTTCGACGACATAACGTATAAGCAGACAGTTAAAACATCTTGGTCATCCTCTAGTGTGATAAATGTAGATCTACCAAGAAGGCTAAACAAAGTGGCAATggacttgaaaaaaaaatggagcttAACTCTATTTTGAAACTGTAATCATAAAATTACTCTTTTGAAGGAGGAACTCCAAGAAATTTCAAACTCAACCATGTCAAGATTTAATTTACAAAGAAAGATGCAAATTGGGGCATGAGATCGAGAATCCAATGGATGAAGAGGAagataaaaatactaaattctTTCATGCGATAACAATCTGGAGTAGGTTGAGAAATAAGATCTCTTTGTTAAAAGCTGAGCATGACCCATCAATCCGTGATAATGAAAGGTTGCAACAAATGATAAttgaatatttcaaaaagttGTACCAATCAATTGGGCCCAGAAACTTTCACCCAATGCTGTAATGTCTTTCTACATTGGTAGAAAGAGATGCGAATCAATAATTAACAGCATAAGTAACTTTTAAAGAAAGGTAAAGACTGCTTTTCAAATGAGTTTATTGAAAGCTCCTGGACCAAATTGGTTTAATGGTAAATTTTTACAATTTCACTGGGAAGAGATTCAAACTGATGTTTTAATACTCTAATGGAATTTTCCGCTCACTCTTGtcccaaaaatctcaaatcctAAAACCTTAGATCAACTCTATCCCATCAGCCATGGCAAATCTACCTACTAAATTATCTCCAAAATTATAGCCCATTGGCTCAAAACTTGGCTTTTAAACTTGATTGAACAATAACAAAGTGTGTTTGTAAGTAGTAGTCAAATTCAAGATGTTACCTCGATAGTATAGGAAATTTAGCAATATCTAAAGGTTAGGAAGAGGTGGAAAAGGTTCCAGGCAATTCTGACATTGGATATAAGAAAGCCATATGATAGAATATAATGAGATTTTTTGGAAGCTTATATGTGTAAGTTGGGGTTCAATGAAAATGGATAATGTTGGTTATGCAACGTGTGACAACAATCTCATTCAATGTAAAATTCGTCAACAAACCCTTTTTGCTTTCCAACCTTCTGGGGATTTAAGACAAGGTGATCCTCTCTCCCTCATTTGTTCTCATTGGTGGCGAATGTTCTGTTTTTATTAATGAAGAAGACAGTGGTGGAAGGCTTCATAAAAGGAATTCAATTGAGCAGATATTATCCCACCCTGTCGCATCTTGTATGGGAGAatgatttcatcttttttctagATGAAAATATCCgagaatgtcaaaatttagcGAAAGCACTGCACCAATACTATTTTGTCTCAGGCTAAGAGATTTATCTCAACAAATTAGGGATTTACTTTGGGGCGGGCTACCCCCATCACTTGAAAGCAAATATAGCACATAGATTGCAAATTCTAGAATTAGAGAGAATAGATAAGCTATGTAGCACTCACATGGACACGCGACataacacgacacgacacgatacgccaacacgtcatttctcaaaaagtaaagaattttaacacgttccgacacgttatatattaaataaataattttatatatacatgattaattattatatttaaattaatttattcaaattcataaataaataataaaaagcctataataaatctatactaataacattaataaatttattcataaaaaattggaaagacatttttgactttaacaaaagttatcgataaaataaataactaatgagagattagagtcaaaataaatttatatttttctacgatgatcaaaatttatcattatttaacatctagtgcttttatttttcgaaataaatttttaacctgtctatttatttattttttagtctTACCATGtattaataaagttatttaacgttcaatatttttttttagggctAAATGGGTCCTACCCATTTATTTCAGCCTCTATTTTCTTCCCCCACCCCACCCACCGCCTGCGCTTGTCACTTCCCAAAGTCACGCTGCATGAGGCTTTCTTTCTTCCCCAGAAGCCGTCAACGCGTCGTCtctctccttgctcttcttccaaaaattgaaaaaacaatcAGTAAAGTAACAGCCCAAAGAGCAAAAACCCTAGCAATCGCCTTCTTTATCCTCTCCCTTGCTCGGTCTCCACCTCTCTCGCCGCTACCTCACCGCCATTCCCCCCTTTGCCGTCGTAGCCTCGCGTCCAACCCTCCATCGCGGCATTGTGGTTTCGATCTCGGCGTTGCAATCAGTGGTCACAACCTTCTCCACGTTGCAGTCGGTGCTACAGTCGGCAGTCGTAGCCCTCCCTCGCCGTCACTCGCAACGCTACCTTGGCTCtcttgcctccaccctccatcacctTCTTCACTTCACACCTACAAATCCACCCACAAACCTCTAGACACGCTCCGACGCGCATGTCGGAAAGAATTAACCACGTGTTGGAAACTCCAACACATGTTGACCGCATGTCCAATGGTGTCCGACATGTGTCGgggtgtccgacacgacacgaaggcccTCTAAACGTGTCCATGCTTCCTTGTAGATAAGTACCTAGGAATGCCTTCTAATTGGGGGATACAAAGAAACAAATGTTCAGCTATACTTTAGGGAGTGATATGAAGCTAGGAAgttggaaataaaaattattttcaaaggTGGAAAAGGAGATTTTATTAAAGCCGTTGGTGTAAGCAATTTCGTGATATACTTCATCCATTTTCACAAttccaatttccatttttttttattggtaaagcaatagaacagaaaaaaaaattcccaacgGAAAAATAGTGAATCACATTCAGGAATACATTAGAAAAATTGGGTTTCTTTGAAGTTGAAAAAAGATCATGGAGAAATGAGATTTAAAGACTTGCTCACAGTCAACAAAGCCATGCTTGACGAACAAACTTGGAGAATGATGTgagattattcatttttatggaGCCAAGTCCTCAAAGGAGTCTATTTCCCTTGTAGGGACTTTTGGCATGCAAAAAGAGGGAATGGGCCTTCTTGGAGTGGCAAAGCCTGTTAGTAGGGAGAGGGGCTATTTCCAATGTAGTTAAGTGGATGGTAGGATCAAAGGAAAACATTAGAATTGGGGAAGATTAATTGCTAAATCGAGGAGTAATAGGATGACCAGCAGCAAGAGATGAGCCAAAGATTGTAATAGCTCTTTTAAATTACGTAGAGAGCACATGGGATATAGCCAAGCCAAATGgcttatttatttttgggtaaAGAAGCCAAATGGCTTATTTGATGAGGACACAATTCAAAAGATCATCACAATTTCTCTGTGAACCCAATCACTACAAGACCAATTGATCTAGACTTACACTGGGTCATATAAATACTCAGTAAAGAGGTGCTACAACTTACTCAAAACTAAAGAGATAAAATGAAAACAGAGCTTGGCTTCATCCTCTACATCATTCCTCTAGAATTTGAAATACACATGCAACCCCAAACACTAGATTATTTTAGTGACAAATATGTCAAAATGGACTCTCTACAGCGGAAAATTTGTATGAGTGAAGAATGTTACCTAAACCTCTTTGTGCTCTATGTAAAAGGCAAGTTGAGTCAACGGAGCATCTCTTCTTACTTTACCCTTGGCCTTAGGGATTATGGTTCAACAAATAAGTAAACATTCAAATCTCTCCTCACGGGTTAAGCAGAATAGAAATATGGCTCAAACAATTTCAAAAGAGATCCGGAAGCTCGCTTCTCTAGAATTGGTCGCCTCGATCCAATTAGGCAAAATATTAACATTACTAACCTATAATAATATAATCACATACAATTAGTCACCACTCAAAATTGGTCTATGAATTTATATATTCATTAATGCGATGAATTTTTAAGAGATATTGAATAGAACACATCTGAAGAAATGTTCACTTACATCAGTCTATATGtcaatttcataattcaattgtacaatatttttaaaattcctccAAAGTTGATCGAAATACCATTATTTGACATTGATTAGGAGAGTGAAGATCAGGAACGACAGAAAAGGTAAAGGATCCAGAActgatttgttttgaaagaaaatgaatattgaGAGGcagaaaatatttattgatcAAGACGAACATGGGGAAGGAGAAGATGCAAGTAAATGATACTCAATTCTAAATCAAAAGGGTGGCCAAAAcacaaaaattcaataaataaaaaaaccatcaaaaaataaaagcatcaCAACTCCCacaatttcttttctccacCTTTTATTTATTACCCACAAAGACTACAAATCCCCTCTGTTTCCCACCTCAACTGGAAAGAAAACTGCAAAAATCTTCCCAAACTCTTATCTCCTCCTCTCCACCatttccctccctcctcctccctcacctccaccatctccatcaATGCCAGCTCTCCTAAGCTACTCAACCCCAACCTCTTCCCCTCCCTCCCCTCCACCCGccacccccgccgccgcccaccgCCACCACCGGCAACTCCTCCTCCAGCCGCTCCCCGCCCATCCCTATCCCCAAGTACCCACCACCTCTCAAGtccaagaaaacccaaaaccccctcctcctcctcctcccccaaCCCGGCCTTCAAGACCCCCACCGCAACTCCCGCTACTACAAGCCCATCAGGCCCGACTCCCCGGTGGTCTCCTCCGACGGCGACCGCTCCGTCGTCGTCGGCGAGTCCGGCGTCTCCTACCTCCTCCCGGGCGCCCCTTCGAGTTCCAGTACAGCTACTCCGAGACCCCGAGCGCTCGTCCGCTCGCCATGCGGGAGCCCGCCTTCCTGCCCTTCGCGCCCCCGACGATGCCGCGGCCGTGGACCGGGAAGGCCCCCCTGAAGGGCTccaagaagcagaagaagatcCCGCTCTTCGACTCGTTCGACCCGCCCCCGCCGGGGAAGAAGGGGGTGAAGTACGTGGAGATGCCGGGGCCGTTCCACCTGGGGCAGCGCCCCAAGGAcgggaggacgaggaggagatCCTGGGGAGCCCTCAAGAGGTGGGAGATTAAGATGCTGGTCAAGCCTCACTTGTCTGATAATCGCCAGGTTAATCTTGGTTAGTGTCCTAGAGTTTTTAGTTTACGTCGATATAGATTGGTGCATTTCGTGTTCTTTTTATAGATTTTGAGAAGTGTTCATGGGGTTTAGGTAGAGATGGGCTGACTCATAATATGCTGGAGCTTGTGCACTCGCATTGGAAGAGACGGCGAGTCTGTAAGGTCCGTTGCCGGGGAGTCCCGACGGTGGATATGGATAATGTCTGCCAGCATCTCGAGGTCAGTTTGATGCAATTTCTGTTTCTTGTTCACGGTTTGCGCGGTCCGAAAGATACTGATCATTTTTCACTGTATCAATGCAATTGTTGTTTAGTTACTTTTTGTATGCAAGACAATGCTTTTAGTCTTTCATTGTATCAATGCAATTGCTGTTTAGTTCCTTACTTTTTGTATGCAAGACAATGCTTTTAGCAAATTCTAGGGAAGATCCATCTTTTCCCAAACTTACCCGGAGTCTCTTGTAAGATAAACATTATAATTGGCAGTACCCTAATATCCCTTTCTTATCAATGTGTGAATAGATAATGTGCTTGTCAGTGCATTTGCATGGATATGCGTTTTAGCTTTTAGCTCTTTTTTATACTTTGACCAATTGGAGTTCTTATGTTCAACTATGCTAATGGTTTAGGAAATTTGCCCGAGGATTTGATCTCTGCAGTTTTTGGTGCAATATCAAAGCCATTATTATAGGTTATTGcgaaagaaattgaaacacTAGTGTCTTGATTTAGGAAAAGACTGGAGGTAGAATCATTCATAGAGTTGGCGGCATCGTTTATCTTTTCCGTGGCAGAAACTACAATTACCGCACTCGTCCCCAATATCCATTGATGCTTTGGAAGCCAGCTGCTCCAGTTTACCCGAAGCTTATTCAGGAAGCTCCAGAAGGACTCACAAAAGCTGAAGCCGATAATTTAAGGAAAAGAGGCAAAAATCTTTTGCCAATTTGTAAATTAGGTAAGTGATAAATAATTCGTCTGAGCAGCTACTCTATAACCAATCAGATTCATGATTATAACCTCCTTTTCTTCCTGTCTTACTAACAAAGAGTAGTTACCTGTTCGATGAATCCGCTGCTTTCTCTAGCATGTTAACTTGATAGACTGTCTGAATGAGCGTGTGAGCATCTTCTGAAAGTGCAAAAAATATACATCAATTTGTATACACCTTACTTTGTCTATACATTTCAGGGCATGATCTGAATTATGCATTAAGGGTAAATTCTCCCATCGTTTCAGATCGTCTATCTTATTTTATGAACTTGTTCACAACCCTCATAATGTTTCATCTTGATGAGTTTTCATTGGTTGTATGTACTTTTGTAGCTTCTAGTTTTGACTTTGCACTATGCATTGAATTTCTTGTCTGATCTGCATGAGAGTATGTTTCTGCAGCAAAATTAAGGCTGTGTAATTCCCATGTAGTTGGTTCTAACCATTGATTACTTGTCTCTTATGCAGCAAAAAATGGAATATATTTAACGCTCGTAAAGGATGTAAGAAATGCTTTCGAAGGAAGTCCATTGGTGAAGATCGACTGCCGGGGAATGCATGCTAGTGACTACAAGAAATTAGGAGCTAAGCTTAAGGTCGTGATTCCTATCATATGCATTATTCTTCCGTGTCTGACATTCTTAATTGTCCACAGAACTTTCTTCATTGCCTGGTGCTTTTACATTTTAGTCAGAAGGTGCACCCATTTATgctattgaaatttcaaaagacCTCAAATTGATGACAATTCTGTCTTCTCTGCtaattttcttgctttataGCCTTATGGTTTGCCTCTgtacttataaaaaaaagaacatttgtGAAATCAGACTTATGTGCCCGTCAATAGACACGGACATTCTTGGACGGTCCAGTGATCcaggattttttcttttttttctttttttactgaGAGCCTTAAAGTATTCATATCGCTTCCTTTAAAGGAAGAATAACCAGCAAGTTGAGCTCATTGTAGACCAGGCTTAATCTTGCAATCAAGAGAAGGTCCCACAAGCTGTGTTTTCCTCCTATGTTCATGTTccattagtatatttgtgacagcGTATTGGCTGACAGTCCATCTATCCACTCTAGCTTTCGTTCTTCTTTTTGcctgaaaagttaaaagttcCAAGGATTTTACGGACAAAATAGAAGATCAATTCATTTTCACAGGGTTCATCTTTCTGTCGGGTGTCTCCATTGGAGATTGAGTTTATATTATCCACTTCACTTCATTGTTTCTTAGAGTTTTTTGTTACCACACAAACTTTCTTTCTTGACACTTCACTACCTTCTTTTTCCAAGCAGGATTTGGTTCCATGTGTGCTGCTTTCTTTTGATGATGAACAGATATTGATGTGGAGGGAAAAGATTGGAAATCTATGTACCCAGAACCAACTGTTCCTCTTGCTGAAAAAGGTAATGTTAATGCAAGACTTTTGTAGGCAATATATTAGGTAATGCATGCATTAACTAAAGACAACGGTGACTTTTTTCTAGTCCTTGAGAGTGAAGTTTTGTCTAAGGGAAGTCATAAACCTAATTGCCCGTTGTAGCCCCAAGCTATGTAGCTAGGCATTGGGGAAAGATAAATTCACCTGAGCTTTGCCAAAATTCTGTTGACGGCGTCACCTGAGGTGATGGAGGAAATCACCGGTACTGTGTGATGGTAGGCAGTCTGTATATGTGAAACTCATGGCATCTTCACTGCTTATCTGAAGTTCGCATGCTAACAGCTTGATCATCTCTTCACAATAGTTTCTGGTTCCTATGTGTCTATCGTGCCATACATATTCTTTTGTCAGTTATCTCCTTGTTTCCTTGCGGGCATAATATGTTTCTGTTCTGACTGGATCATCAATTTTCAGGCGAAACTGATGATGCTTGCAAGGTTAGAGATGTGAATAAAGTCATTTCTAGCCCTAAAATGACATCCTTATGGGAGCGTGCAATTGAAACAAGCAAGGCATTGTTGCTAAATGACTTAAACCTCAGCCCTGATGATCTTTTAAAGAGAGTGGAGGAGTTTGAAGGGATCACACAGGCTACGGAGCATTCATACCCTGCATTAGTTTTGTCAAGTGAACGCGCCACTGGTAGTTCAGTGGCAGCATATGAAGATGGTTCTACTTCTCAAAGTGAGGACTATGGCGAAGATGGCTTTCCTTTCGGTGACAGTGATGAGTATGATGATTTTTGCGAGGATGATCCCTTTGAAGAGGCAGACTGGTCGGCTCCCCTCGGATCATTACCTGTTGATCGTTTAACGGAGAAACTTTCCCAGGATCAGAAAAGACCAGATAGTTAACCTTCAAAATCGAGATGTTGAAATGGAATCATATTATGGTTGGGTCATCTTCGATTTTAATCGCATAAAGATGGCATTTTCACCCATAAAATGGACCTGAAATTTCATTCATTGCAACTGAAACATGTCTCAAATGTATAGCTAAATGTGTAGCAAGGTTGTTATGTGATCTTCGGGTCATGTAATGAGAATGTTGGTAGACATTTGTACTGCCACAAGCATTTCATAGAATCCGTACATCACTATTTTCTTGAACAGCCTTGATATGACCTTTGCATCTATGCACGCAAGGCAAGTGATATGGAAGAGGACCTGTAATAGGTCTTAAAGGATCCCGATTGTTTCTTCTGATTCAAAGTAGGTTGTGTCAGAAACAGGACTTATCGATATGTCGGATCTTCGCATTATATCTCTAAGAAACAACCAACTGTTCattaaagtatatatatatatatatatatatatatatatatataatatataatatatatatctaagTGAAAATGCTATAGAAGCATACGGCACCAAAAGTCCAAGGCAAAGTACAGAATAAAGCTGTGAGTGAAGAAATTGGACACCACAACCCCATATCCACAATCATTTTACAGTACCCAGAAGAGCCACGGGTAATCAAAGCCCCATCTAACTGAAAGAATCAATTCTACCATATTTGGACAATCGCAGTCAAAGCCCCtgaaagaaggggaaaaaaaaaatttgtcctcAACAATATTCTTCATTGTACTCTGCCTCAAGCACCTAAGTAGGAATTTTACAGCTTCTCGATGTTCATCTGATAATCACAGCAAGTTCACCGGACGTCTAATGCCTGAAGGTGTTACCATTGTTAGGGCTTTACATGTTCCCTAATGAACTCTTCCACTTGAGCTATTTCTCCTGTCAGACCAGAAGCTTCCGCGACTGTAACCCTGTTGTGGCACTGAGTAAATGCAAAAGCTTCTCCCGATATTCCAAGGGTGAAGTCATTGGCAATATCAGCTGCTGATATTGCACTTCTTGATGCCCTTAATTTGTCACTGTCGATAAAGAGAGGCAAATCTATAAGAACAAAGGCCACAAGTTGTCCATGTACATATGTGCAGTATTCATGAATCAGATTACGATATCACAGAATTGAGCAGAATACCAATTTGTAACTGGTCTCAGACATTCAACAAGAATgaggaatttatttatttatattacgATCCTGTGAGTCTCCAGTAAGTTTTGGTCACAATCATCAAGATAGGTCTTAGTATTTAACATTGTACTTCATGCCACATCGCCATAATTCTATTAGTGCTGTGGACTTGTATAACTACATTTCTAtactctgaatttttttattttttactgtATTCACCGATGAATGTACTCGTTGatagaatagaaaaaatttaCTTGCTTTTAGAGATCATAAACAAAAGATTGTGCGTATAACCACTTTTCACGAATTCCACACCTACTTGGGAAAAAAGGTTGTGTTTCTAATGGAAGAAATGTAGTTGGGCGTAAACTTCCACTCCTCAGGAGATCATTTAACATGGGCTTGTCTAGACAGCCTCTATGCATGGTGCAATTGGTGGTAAGACTCATCCAGCACAGTAAACATAACTTTTGTGCTGGAAAATCAGTTTGAACGGGTTGTAATtttactatataaaaatatcatttatcGCACTTCATGTGGATTTACCAATACAAAAACACAATTACTGTATCTTGGATTTGTGAACCACACTAGGAATGGTACGCCAACACATAAAATGTAATCTAAATGATAACATCAAGTTTGTTTATGGCAGGCAATATAGTTCTCATCGATGCCACTTGAAGCACGCAAGAAAGTAGATAATCTCAGCTAAAAAGCAAAGTCAAGAATATGAAACCATACAGTTCCTTCTCCAGTTGCTTGCGAATGAAGTCCTTAGTATGTGCAGTCACTTTGTCAGTCTTAT
This Eucalyptus grandis isolate ANBG69807.140 chromosome 7, ASM1654582v1, whole genome shotgun sequence DNA region includes the following protein-coding sequences:
- the LOC104417033 gene encoding LOW QUALITY PROTEIN: CRS2-associated factor 2, chloroplastic (The sequence of the model RefSeq protein was modified relative to this genomic sequence to represent the inferred CDS: inserted 2 bases in 2 codons), with amino-acid sequence MRRKIQQAAIIENLLKRRQAIRVSRSRSHFLPTVKNFIKITKANPRSMKTSNPHGPSFRNVLADEIKIMLRGGEFSQLKAIIPKKGQATRRANRAEYSKMQKTQGGYCGPATDAHMFSSVAITIGVSNKSESSKPPRCPPATQPQPLPLPPLHPPPPPPPTATTGNSSSSRSPPIPIPKYPPPLKSKKTQNPLLLLLPQPGLQDPHRNSRYYKPIRPDSPVVSSDGDRSVVVGESGVSYLLPGXPFEFQYSYSETPSARPLAMREPAFLPFAPPTMPRPWTGKAPLKGSKKQKKIPLFDSFDPPPPGKKGVKYVEMPGPFHLGQRPKDGRTRRRSWGALKRWEIKMLVKPHLSDNRQVNLGRDGLTHNMLELVHSHWKRRRVCKVRCRGVPTVDMDNVCQHLEEKTGGRIIHRVGGIVYLFRGRNYNYRTRPQYPLMLWKPAAPVYPKLIQEAPEGLTKAEADNLRKRGKNLLPICKLAKNGIYLTLVKDVRNAFEGSPLVKIDCRGMHASDYKKLGAKLKDLVPCVLLSFDDEQILMWXGKDWKSMYPEPTVPLAEKGNVTGETDDACKVRDVNKVISSPKMTSLWERAIETSKALLLNDLNLSPDDLLKRVEEFEGITQATEHSYPALVLSSERATGSSVAAYEDGSTSQSEDYGEDGFPFGDSDEYDDFCEDDPFEEADWSAPLGSLPVDRLTEKLSQDQKRPDS